In the Campylobacter showae genome, one interval contains:
- the ispG gene encoding flavodoxin-dependent (E)-4-hydroxy-3-methylbut-2-enyl-diphosphate synthase has protein sequence MQRYPTKQIKIRDVKIGGDAPISVQSMTFSKTKDVKGTLEQIQRLYFAGCDIVRCAVFDKEDTAALREVVKASPLPVVADIHFNHNYAVIVSEFVDAIRINPGNIGSKKNIKAVVDACKQRNLPIRIGVNSGSLEKQFEDKYGRTVEAMVQSALYNINLLEDFDFTDIKISLKSSDVERTMAAYRALRPLVAYPFHLGVTEAGTSFHATIKSAIALGGLLLEGIGDTMRVSITGELEEEIKVAKAILKDSGRQKEGLNIISCPTCGRLQADLMAAVKLVEEKTKHIKEPLNVSVMGCVVNAIGEAKGADVAIAFGKGNGMIMRKGEVVARLPESELVDRFLLEIDDEIKSRA, from the coding sequence TTGCAAAGATACCCCACGAAACAGATAAAAATCCGAGACGTAAAAATAGGCGGAGATGCGCCCATATCGGTGCAGTCGATGACGTTTAGTAAAACAAAAGACGTAAAAGGCACGCTAGAGCAGATACAGAGACTTTATTTTGCCGGCTGCGATATCGTGCGCTGTGCCGTGTTTGACAAAGAGGACACCGCCGCGCTGCGCGAGGTCGTGAAGGCTAGCCCGCTGCCCGTCGTCGCCGATATTCACTTTAACCACAACTACGCCGTGATAGTTAGCGAGTTCGTCGACGCTATCCGCATAAACCCGGGAAACATCGGCTCCAAAAAGAACATCAAAGCCGTTGTGGACGCGTGCAAGCAGCGAAATCTGCCTATCCGCATCGGCGTAAACTCGGGCTCGCTAGAAAAGCAGTTTGAGGACAAATACGGTCGCACGGTCGAAGCGATGGTGCAAAGCGCGCTTTATAATATAAATTTGCTCGAGGATTTTGACTTTACCGATATCAAAATCTCGCTAAAATCAAGCGACGTCGAGCGCACGATGGCCGCTTATCGCGCGCTTAGGCCGCTTGTGGCGTATCCATTTCACTTGGGCGTGACGGAGGCCGGCACTAGCTTTCACGCGACGATAAAGTCCGCGATCGCGCTAGGCGGACTGTTGCTAGAAGGCATCGGCGACACGATGCGAGTTAGTATCACGGGCGAGTTAGAAGAAGAGATCAAGGTCGCAAAAGCGATCCTAAAAGATAGTGGCCGCCAAAAAGAGGGGCTAAATATCATCTCGTGCCCGACCTGTGGGCGTTTGCAAGCTGATCTCATGGCTGCGGTAAAGCTCGTCGAGGAAAAAACCAAGCACATAAAAGAGCCGCTAAACGTCTCGGTGATGGGCTGCGTCGTAAACGCGATCGGCGAGGCTAAGGGCGCGGACGTAGCGATAGCGTTTGGCAAAGGAAACGGCATGATAATGCGCAAAGGCGAGGTGGTTGCAAGGCTGCCCGAGAGCGAGCTAGTGGATAGATTTTTACTAGAGATCGACGACGAGATAAAGTCGCGGGCGTAA
- a CDS encoding replicative DNA helicase, with protein MAKENIDMHNLYDLDMERAILASIIYSADNLSEIFDIISPFDFYLRAHGDVYDAMVKCLNENLPVETGFLKTKLGSKFDENVMSEIIGTNSILDVKKYANEIKEKSIKRSLVKIAHQIPSKVSEDKPSRDMVDELSQSFYSLVDGQSAGVVKDAPVIIADVIAHLEKQKLLEDKDIVGIDTGFRQLNEMTKGFKHGDLIIIAARPGMGKTTICLNLMNHVLMRGGGVVFFSLEMPAEQIMLRMLSAKTSIPLQNIMTAKMDDEEWSRLSDACDDMASRKLFVYDSGYVNIHQIRTQMRKLKSAHPEITLCVIDYIGLMMATSNFSDRHLQIAEISRGLKLLARELDMPIIALSQLNRSLESRANKRPMLSDLRESGAIEQDADMILFVYRDEVYREQEEKEAEKKAHAEGKEYVRKFVPNKIEEDAEIIVGKNRNGPVGTVEVIFQKEFTRFVDKSFGAAHVAEFNPNA; from the coding sequence ATGGCAAAAGAAAACATCGATATGCACAATCTCTACGACCTGGATATGGAGCGCGCGATCCTCGCATCCATCATCTATAGCGCGGATAATCTAAGCGAGATTTTCGATATCATAAGCCCGTTTGACTTTTATCTGCGCGCTCACGGCGACGTTTACGACGCGATGGTAAAGTGTCTGAATGAAAATTTGCCCGTAGAAACGGGGTTTTTAAAAACCAAACTAGGAAGTAAATTTGACGAAAACGTGATGAGCGAGATCATCGGCACGAACTCGATCCTGGACGTGAAAAAATACGCCAACGAGATCAAAGAAAAATCGATCAAACGAAGCCTCGTCAAAATCGCACACCAAATTCCAAGCAAAGTGAGCGAGGATAAGCCCAGCCGCGATATGGTGGACGAGTTGAGTCAGAGTTTTTATTCGCTAGTGGATGGGCAGAGCGCGGGCGTCGTAAAGGACGCTCCCGTCATCATCGCAGACGTCATCGCACACCTAGAAAAGCAAAAACTGCTCGAAGATAAGGATATCGTGGGCATCGACACTGGTTTTCGCCAGCTAAACGAGATGACCAAGGGCTTTAAGCACGGCGACCTCATCATCATCGCGGCGCGCCCGGGTATGGGAAAAACCACGATATGCTTAAATTTGATGAACCACGTGCTGATGCGCGGCGGCGGAGTCGTATTTTTCTCTCTTGAGATGCCCGCCGAGCAGATCATGCTGCGTATGCTAAGCGCCAAAACATCGATCCCGCTACAAAACATAATGACTGCTAAAATGGACGACGAGGAGTGGTCGCGCCTAAGCGACGCTTGCGACGATATGGCTAGTCGCAAGCTTTTCGTCTACGACAGCGGCTACGTAAATATCCATCAGATCCGCACGCAGATGCGCAAGCTCAAGTCTGCTCACCCCGAGATCACGCTGTGCGTCATCGACTACATCGGCCTCATGATGGCGACGTCAAATTTCTCCGATCGCCACCTGCAGATCGCCGAAATCTCGCGCGGACTAAAGCTACTTGCGCGCGAGCTAGACATGCCTATCATCGCGCTTAGTCAGCTAAACCGCAGCCTAGAGTCCCGCGCCAACAAACGCCCGATGCTAAGCGACCTGCGCGAATCAGGCGCCATCGAACAGGACGCCGATATGATACTTTTCGTCTACCGCGACGAGGTTTACCGCGAGCAGGAGGAGAAGGAGGCCGAGAAAAAGGCGCATGCCGAGGGCAAGGAGTACGTGCGTAAATTCGTCCCTAACAAGATCGAAGAGGACGCCGAAATCATCGTGGGCAAGAACCGAAATGGCCCGGTCGGCACGGTGGAGGTAATATTTCAGAAGGAATTTACGCGCTTTGTAGATAAGAGTTTTGGCGCCGCGCACGTAGCGGAGTTTAACCCAAACGCCTAA
- a CDS encoding DUF417 family protein yields MQKFLQALAGSQKYFVNYVSVAIFIVMAWIGGLKVVQYEADGIVPFVTNSPFFSYMYSKKDIVDNGKGKMVAEYNLHKNPEGLVVPKNIEWHKQNGTYAVSYLIGAMICTIGTLVLLGIWFPKLGLIGGLLTFGMSIVTLSFLITTPETWVPNLGNPALGITESPNHGFPYLSGAGRLVLKDIIMSAAGLIVASNAARRLLECCKSCAGK; encoded by the coding sequence ATGCAAAAATTTTTACAAGCCCTAGCAGGCTCGCAAAAATATTTCGTAAACTACGTTAGCGTCGCGATTTTCATCGTGATGGCGTGGATAGGCGGACTCAAAGTCGTGCAATATGAGGCCGACGGTATCGTGCCGTTTGTAACCAACAGCCCGTTTTTTAGCTACATGTATAGCAAAAAAGATATCGTAGATAACGGCAAGGGCAAAATGGTCGCCGAGTACAACCTACACAAAAACCCGGAAGGCTTGGTCGTGCCTAAAAACATCGAGTGGCATAAACAAAACGGTACTTACGCGGTTTCGTACCTCATCGGCGCGATGATCTGCACTATCGGTACGCTAGTGCTGCTTGGCATCTGGTTCCCTAAACTAGGGCTTATCGGCGGGCTGCTGACGTTTGGTATGTCTATCGTAACGCTTAGCTTTTTGATAACGACGCCTGAGACTTGGGTGCCAAATCTAGGCAATCCGGCGCTCGGCATTACTGAAAGTCCTAATCACGGCTTCCCGTATCTATCGGGTGCCGGACGACTGGTGCTAAAAGATATAATAATGTCTGCCGCGGGACTAATCGTAGCCTCAAATGCGGCACGCAGGCTTTTGGAGTGCTGCAAAAGCTGCGCAGGTAAATAA
- a CDS encoding DUF4272 domain-containing protein has translation MGIFDFFKKVADSARKRSASAVKIGKTAQERKDISIEILKSQGVPFIDHLPLRYETGEVALREKDEVIARSICSFAAIMCACTIRDNGELTDEDKQGTKDFLDNRFGCIDKLTRMERRVIEGKASYDEAVNMGWKYESLWALLWAMGLVKELDFPKDICDCNFVMKTFSGDFSECVKMRDTDEILQALDLVYRYHWACVNARVNGTKSAGLDEEVVMERRGGLEWLCCKGAENDNPSDEYNAWDYPDLNT, from the coding sequence GTGGGTATTTTTGACTTTTTTAAAAAAGTGGCCGATAGCGCGCGAAAAAGAAGCGCAAGCGCCGTAAAGATCGGCAAGACCGCGCAGGAGCGCAAGGATATAAGCATCGAAATTTTAAAATCGCAAGGCGTGCCTTTTATAGATCATCTGCCGCTACGATACGAGACGGGCGAGGTCGCACTGCGCGAAAAGGACGAGGTTATCGCACGCTCTATTTGCTCGTTTGCTGCGATAATGTGCGCTTGCACGATCAGAGATAACGGCGAGCTAACGGACGAAGACAAGCAGGGCACAAAGGATTTTCTCGATAACCGCTTCGGGTGCATAGACAAGCTAACGCGCATGGAGCGTCGCGTCATAGAGGGCAAAGCGAGCTACGACGAGGCCGTAAATATGGGCTGGAAATACGAGTCGCTGTGGGCGCTGCTTTGGGCAATGGGGCTAGTAAAAGAGCTGGATTTCCCAAAGGATATCTGCGATTGCAATTTTGTAATGAAGACCTTTAGCGGCGATTTTTCGGAGTGCGTAAAAATGCGGGATACTGATGAAATCCTGCAGGCGCTCGATCTCGTCTACCGCTATCACTGGGCGTGCGTCAATGCCAGAGTAAACGGCACTAAGAGTGCAGGTCTTGATGAAGAGGTCGTGATGGAAAGGCGCGGCGGGCTAGAGTGGCTGTGCTGCAAGGGGGCTGAAAACGATAATCCGAGCGATGAGTATAATGCGTGGGATTATCCGGATCTAAACACCTAG
- a CDS encoding primosomal protein N': MLYYQIIPSGLNLKPLTYHSNFKISNFTQVLINIKNKKTVGYVLQGVAEPKFKTLEILEILPAALTPIQISLLKFISHYYVVNLSVAAGLFTPLETEVPCLQNLTQAQILTDKNAPDDSKELNFTTEFDKTSQSNLPQNLNNNSFQENLNLNENVATKLNFNNPARSPKISTDQPVATEFFPKIPNLNQDQQEALNFAKSHKTSLIFGDTGSGKSEIYFSLIREYLLAGKQVLLLMPEISLTPQMTKRLKSYFGEKFGVWHSKITPKKRGEILQKFQSREINLIAGARSALFLPFTELGLIIVDEEHDDSYKSAQNPHYNARDLALFLASKFDVKVVLGSATPSVVSFKKQPHFRLRGTFFKSEKKFIYDESETGLGDAILGELAASFASGKQAVVFLPTRANFRYLSCRECGSTIKCPFCSVGMSFYKKRNLLKCQYCGFTTAATCSCEKCGSEMIEAKKIGTDELTEALRSAFPAARIEKFDRDEITTQNKLEKTLKAFNAGEIDALVGTQMLSKGHDYHNVDLAVIMGVDELLNFPDFRARERTLALAMQVAGRAGRSGEGRVVVQGRQREFFENFIADYDAFLAEEILAREPIYPPFARLLRVVVSEKSEQAAKQRLEICVAELENLRMAESSLEVVGHGKCAIEILGGKYRFEILLRCVSHAPLIKAARICAAHGFDVDMDPINFS, from the coding sequence ATGCTCTACTACCAAATAATTCCAAGCGGCTTAAACCTTAAGCCGCTTACCTATCATTCAAATTTTAAAATCTCAAATTTTACACAAGTCTTAATCAATATAAAAAATAAAAAAACTGTTGGCTACGTTTTGCAAGGCGTAGCCGAGCCAAAATTTAAAACGCTTGAAATTTTGGAAATTTTACCCGCTGCGCTTACGCCTATACAAATCTCGCTTTTAAAATTTATCTCGCACTATTACGTCGTAAATTTATCTGTCGCGGCTGGACTTTTTACTCCACTAGAGACCGAAGTGCCCTGCTTACAGAATTTGACACAAGCGCAAATTTTGACTGATAAAAATGCACCAGACGATAGCAAAGAGTTAAATTTTACTACGGAATTTGACAAAACATCGCAGTCAAATTTGCCCCAAAATTTAAATAATAATAGCTTTCAAGAAAATTTGAACTTAAATGAAAATGTTGCTACCAAACTAAATTTTAATAATCCCGCACGGTCGCCCAAAATAAGCACCGACCAACCAGTTGCAACGGAGTTTTTCCCAAAAATTCCAAACCTAAACCAAGATCAACAAGAAGCGCTAAATTTCGCTAAAAGCCATAAAACGAGTTTGATTTTCGGCGATACGGGAAGCGGCAAAAGCGAGATTTATTTTTCCCTTATCCGCGAATATCTACTCGCGGGCAAACAAGTTTTGCTTTTGATGCCTGAAATCTCGCTAACGCCGCAGATGACGAAGCGCTTAAAAAGCTATTTTGGCGAAAAATTCGGCGTCTGGCATTCTAAAATAACTCCGAAAAAGCGCGGCGAAATCCTGCAAAAGTTTCAGAGTCGCGAAATAAATTTGATCGCAGGCGCGCGCTCGGCGCTGTTTTTGCCGTTTACCGAGCTTGGGCTTATTATCGTTGACGAGGAGCATGACGACAGCTATAAATCCGCGCAAAATCCGCACTATAACGCCCGCGACCTTGCGCTATTTTTAGCGAGCAAATTTGACGTCAAAGTGGTGCTTGGCTCGGCGACTCCGAGCGTCGTGAGCTTCAAAAAGCAGCCGCATTTTAGGCTCAGAGGAACGTTTTTTAAAAGCGAGAAAAAATTTATCTACGATGAGAGCGAGACGGGGCTTGGCGACGCGATCCTAGGCGAACTTGCGGCGAGTTTCGCGAGCGGTAAGCAAGCGGTCGTCTTTTTGCCGACGCGCGCGAACTTCCGCTATCTTTCATGCCGCGAGTGCGGCAGCACGATAAAGTGCCCGTTTTGTAGCGTCGGGATGAGCTTTTATAAAAAGCGAAATCTGCTAAAGTGCCAGTACTGCGGCTTTACTACGGCTGCGACGTGCTCGTGCGAGAAGTGCGGTAGCGAGATGATCGAGGCGAAAAAAATCGGCACCGACGAGCTAACGGAGGCCTTGCGCTCGGCGTTTCCCGCGGCTAGGATCGAGAAATTCGACCGCGACGAGATCACGACGCAAAACAAGCTTGAAAAGACGCTAAAGGCCTTTAACGCGGGCGAGATAGACGCGCTTGTCGGTACGCAGATGTTAAGCAAAGGGCACGACTATCACAACGTAGATCTTGCCGTCATCATGGGCGTCGACGAGCTGCTAAATTTCCCGGATTTTCGCGCTCGCGAGCGGACGTTGGCGCTGGCGATGCAGGTGGCGGGCAGGGCAGGGCGCTCGGGCGAGGGGCGCGTGGTCGTGCAGGGTAGGCAGCGGGAGTTTTTTGAAAATTTTATCGCGGATTACGACGCGTTTTTGGCTGAGGAGATTCTTGCTAGAGAGCCGATATATCCGCCGTTTGCTAGGCTTTTGCGGGTTGTCGTCTCTGAAAAAAGTGAGCAGGCGGCAAAACAAAGGCTTGAAATTTGCGTAGCCGAGCTTGAAAATTTGCGCATGGCCGAATCTTCGCTAGAGGTCGTCGGACACGGCAAGTGCGCGATCGAAATACTGGGCGGAAAATACCGTTTTGAGATTTTGCTGCGTTGCGTCTCGCACGCTCCGCTTATAAAAGCCGCTCGCATCTGCGCCGCGCACGGCTTTGACGTCGATATGGATCCGATAAATTTCTCGTAA
- a CDS encoding YihY/virulence factor BrkB family protein, protein MNSQKFEKIKQTLKIWLTAMLKIKDKQLLHYASSLSFHTMLSIIPVLLISLSLFTQMPSFSVYYAKIKEFIFAQLLPSNQDAISNYIETFLQNSSSLGILGLGAIIFTSIMFFADYEYVINRIMHTQSRKFWNSLSAYWTLITLAPLGLGLSFYLSNLFQDMLNSSTYTKWINFLSIFPYLIIWAIFCVTYLISINRQIALKNALFSSFVASLIWYLGKNIFVFYAANNKTYLSIYGSFSVVLLFFVWIYVSWIIFLYGVKLCAYLEKAGESDKEA, encoded by the coding sequence ATGAACTCGCAAAAATTTGAAAAGATAAAACAAACGCTTAAAATTTGGCTCACGGCGATGCTAAAAATCAAGGACAAGCAGCTACTGCACTACGCATCAAGCCTGAGTTTTCACACGATGCTCTCCATCATCCCCGTGCTGCTCATCTCGCTCTCGCTTTTTACGCAGATGCCAAGCTTTAGCGTCTATTACGCCAAAATCAAGGAATTTATATTCGCCCAGCTACTACCCTCAAACCAAGACGCGATATCAAACTACATCGAGACCTTTTTACAAAACAGCTCGAGCCTTGGCATCCTCGGCCTTGGCGCCATCATCTTTACTTCGATCATGTTTTTTGCCGATTATGAATACGTCATCAACCGCATCATGCACACGCAAAGCCGCAAATTTTGGAACTCGCTAAGTGCCTATTGGACACTCATTACGCTGGCTCCCTTAGGGCTTGGGCTTAGTTTTTATCTCTCAAATTTATTTCAAGATATGCTAAACTCCAGCACCTACACGAAGTGGATAAATTTTCTCAGCATATTTCCGTACCTCATCATTTGGGCGATATTTTGCGTGACGTATCTCATCTCGATAAACCGCCAAATCGCCCTAAAAAACGCGCTTTTTAGCTCGTTCGTAGCCTCGCTCATCTGGTATCTTGGCAAAAATATCTTCGTCTTCTACGCCGCAAACAACAAAACCTATCTTAGCATCTACGGTTCGTTTTCCGTAGTGCTGCTCTTTTTCGTGTGGATTTACGTGTCGTGGATCATATTTCTTTACGGCGTAAAGCTGTGCGCGTATCTGGAAAAAGCGGGCGAGAGCGACAAAGAAGCTTAA
- a CDS encoding ComEC/Rec2 family competence protein: MQKPQRKSIFENAREVYIFCLACALVLALNLGFSYYKFWGFKAQNGVILQAKILQNYEKTNEKGKIYRVLKLKTNDFSFYTTTRADFDAGASEQILIGVENKNVKFKEYLSGSFYMPSYGVAELRYAASKERIYDKIFEFIAEQHESEKMAELFTALFLAAPVGKELRQDVNFYGVAHLIAISGYHLGLIFGALYFILRPIYRYFQARYFPYRNAKFDLSAAIFAVLFCYLALIGFVPSFLRAFLMGLLALFLLARNVRVVSFELLFVVICAAVALMPSLLFSIGFYFSCMGVFYIYLYLRHFGERFSNLSNAILLNFWVFSAMILPVLYFFPLVSAQQLAVLPLTPLFSLFYPISALLHAFGAGGALDEYLLEFLSWRAKGVNLNVPFWLFLLYNALSLASVKSKILAAVIVPLNLLCFAALF, encoded by the coding sequence TTGCAAAAGCCGCAACGTAAATCTATCTTTGAAAACGCGCGCGAGGTTTATATATTTTGCCTTGCGTGCGCGCTCGTTTTGGCGCTAAATTTGGGCTTTAGCTACTATAAATTTTGGGGATTTAAAGCCCAAAACGGCGTTATCCTGCAAGCCAAAATTTTACAAAACTACGAAAAAACGAACGAAAAAGGTAAAATTTACCGCGTTTTGAAGCTAAAAACCAATGATTTTAGCTTCTACACGACGACGCGGGCGGACTTTGACGCGGGAGCGAGCGAGCAAATTTTAATCGGCGTTGAAAACAAAAACGTCAAATTTAAAGAGTACCTAAGCGGCTCGTTTTATATGCCTAGCTACGGCGTAGCCGAACTTAGGTACGCCGCGAGCAAGGAACGAATTTACGATAAAATTTTCGAGTTTATTGCCGAGCAGCACGAAAGCGAAAAAATGGCAGAGCTTTTTACCGCGCTGTTTTTGGCCGCGCCCGTGGGCAAGGAGCTGCGCCAAGACGTAAATTTCTACGGCGTAGCGCACCTCATCGCGATCTCGGGTTATCATCTGGGACTGATTTTTGGGGCGTTATATTTTATTTTGCGCCCGATTTACCGCTATTTTCAGGCGCGCTATTTTCCGTATCGAAACGCTAAATTTGACCTCTCGGCCGCGATTTTTGCGGTTTTGTTTTGCTATCTTGCCTTGATCGGTTTCGTGCCGTCCTTTTTGCGAGCGTTTTTGATGGGATTACTAGCTCTGTTTTTGCTCGCTAGAAACGTGCGCGTCGTTAGCTTTGAGCTACTTTTCGTCGTGATTTGCGCTGCCGTGGCGCTGATGCCGAGTCTACTTTTTAGCATCGGATTTTATTTTTCGTGTATGGGTGTGTTTTATATTTATCTGTATTTGCGGCACTTCGGCGAGCGATTTTCAAATTTAAGCAACGCTATCTTGCTAAATTTTTGGGTATTTTCGGCGATGATTTTGCCCGTGCTTTACTTTTTCCCGCTCGTTAGCGCCCAGCAGCTAGCCGTCTTACCGCTCACGCCGCTTTTTAGCTTATTTTATCCGATTAGCGCGCTTTTGCACGCGTTTGGCGCTGGCGGGGCGCTTGACGAGTATTTGCTCGAATTCCTCTCATGGCGCGCAAAGGGGGTAAATTTGAACGTGCCGTTTTGGCTATTTTTGCTTTACAACGCGCTGAGCTTAGCAAGCGTCAAAAGCAAAATTTTGGCCGCCGTTATCGTGCCGCTAAATTTACTCTGCTTTGCCGCGCTTTTTTAA